In Streptomyces erythrochromogenes, the DNA window TTGCGGGGCTCGTACGCCGCCAGCCGGGCGAGGATCGGGCTCGCCGCGTGGATGGCGTTGGAGCCCATCCAGCTGCGGGCGGAGTGGGCGCGCTCGCCGGACGTGCGCAGCAGGACGCGGAGCGTGCCCTGGCAGCCGCCCTCGACCTCGGCGTTCGAGGGCTCCAGCAGGACCGCGAAGTCACCCGTGAGCCAGTCGGGGTGGGCCTCGGCGACCTTGCCGAGCCCGTTGAGGTCGGCGGCGACCTCCTCCTGGTCGTAGAAGACGAAGGTGAGGTCGCGGTTCGGCTCGGGCACGGTCGCGGCGATGCGCAGCTGCACGGCGACGCCGGACTTCATGTCGGTGGTGCCACAGCCCCACAGGACGTCGTTCTCGTCGAGGCGCGAGGGGACGTTGTCGGCGATCGGCACCGTGTCGAGGTGGCCGGCGAGTACGACGCGCTCGGCGCGGCCCAGGCTCGTACGGGCGACGACGTTGTTGCCGAAGCGGTCCACGGTGAGGTGGGGAAGGCCGCGCAGCGCGTGTTCCACGAGGTCGGCGAGTACCTTCTCGTCGCCGCTCACGGAAGGGATGTCGACGAGCCGGGCGGTCAGCTCGGCGGCGTCCAGGGTGAGGTCCAGCTCGGATTCGGACATGGAACTGACCCTAACGCCCCGGGGTGTGGCGAAGCGTCCCTCGTCCGGCCGGTGGACGCGCCATATGCCTCAAGTACGGTGGGCCGCGTGTCCGAGATCCGTGATCCCCGTCCTCGCCGCCGCAGGCCGCTGCGTGTGGTCGTCGGCCTGCTCGTTCTCCTTTCGGTGATCGGGTACTTCGCCGTGCAGCGCGCCTCGGTCGGCGGTGGCGCGCCCTTCTGCGTCGCCAGTGCGGATGCGTCCGGCCGTGACGGCGAATCCGAAAAGTACGAGATGTCGCCGGAGCAGGCGGCGAACGCGGCGACGATAGCCGCCGTCGGCATCGCCAAGGGGCTGCCCGACCGGGCCGTCACCATCGCCCTTGCGACCGCCATGCAGGAGTCGGCCCTGCGCAACCTCGACCACGGCGACCGGGACTCGCTGGGCCTCTTCCAGCAGCGGCCGTCGATGGGCTGGGGCACGCCGGAGCAGATCACGGACCCGGTCTATTCGGCCGGGATCTTCTACGACCACCTCGTCGACGTGCCGGGGTACTCGCGGCTGCCGCTGACGGTGGCCGCGCAGAAGGTGCAGCGCAGCGGTTACCCGCAGGCCTACGCCAAGCACGAGCCGGACGCGACCGTGCTGACCGCGGCCTTCGCCGCCGGCGGCAGTCTGGACTGCGGCGGGCCGGCGCCC includes these proteins:
- the dapE gene encoding succinyl-diaminopimelate desuccinylase; the encoded protein is MSESELDLTLDAAELTARLVDIPSVSGDEKVLADLVEHALRGLPHLTVDRFGNNVVARTSLGRAERVVLAGHLDTVPIADNVPSRLDENDVLWGCGTTDMKSGVAVQLRIAATVPEPNRDLTFVFYDQEEVAADLNGLGKVAEAHPDWLTGDFAVLLEPSNAEVEGGCQGTLRVLLRTSGERAHSARSWMGSNAIHAASPILARLAAYEPRKPVIDGLEYHEGLNAVRIEGGVANNVIPDACTVTVNFRFAPDRSMDDAIAHVREVFADCGVDEFVIDDFSGGALPGLSHPAAAAFMEAVGGRAMPKFGWTDVSRFSALGVPAVNYGPGDALLAHKVDERVETKAILHCEERLRAWLTS